A window of Sphingorhabdus lacus contains these coding sequences:
- a CDS encoding electron transfer flavoprotein subunit beta/FixA family protein codes for MKIIVPVKRVIDYNVKPRVKPDGSGVDLANVKMSMNPFDEIAVEEALRLREKGVATEVIAVSVGPDKAQETLRTALAMGADRAILVVAEDVEPLGVAKILAKIMDEEQPGLVILGKQAIDDDSNQTGQMLAALTGRPQGTFASKVEVSGDTVSVTREVDGGLETVSLKTPAIVTTDLRLNEPRYASLPNIMKAKSKPLAQKTPADYGVDVAPRLKTLKVTEPPVRSAGIKVADVDALVAKLKEMGVAA; via the coding sequence ATGAAAATCATCGTCCCCGTAAAGCGGGTCATCGATTATAATGTGAAGCCGCGGGTAAAGCCCGATGGCAGCGGCGTCGACTTGGCGAACGTGAAAATGAGCATGAACCCGTTTGACGAAATCGCGGTCGAAGAAGCTCTTCGTTTGCGCGAAAAGGGCGTAGCGACCGAAGTTATCGCTGTGTCGGTCGGTCCGGACAAGGCGCAAGAAACCTTGCGCACCGCGCTCGCCATGGGTGCAGACCGTGCGATCCTGGTAGTTGCTGAAGATGTCGAGCCTCTGGGCGTTGCCAAAATCCTCGCCAAGATCATGGACGAAGAGCAACCCGGCCTTGTCATTTTAGGCAAGCAGGCGATTGACGACGACAGCAACCAGACCGGCCAGATGCTGGCCGCGCTGACCGGCCGTCCGCAGGGCACCTTTGCAAGCAAGGTCGAAGTCAGCGGCGATACGGTCAGCGTAACCCGCGAAGTCGACGGCGGACTGGAGACTGTCAGCCTGAAGACCCCGGCGATTGTCACCACCGACTTGCGCCTGAACGAACCACGCTATGCGTCGTTGCCGAATATCATGAAGGCTAAGTCCAAGCCGCTCGCGCAGAAAACCCCTGCCGATTATGGCGTCGACGTCGCTCCGCGGCTGAAGACCCTGAAAGTCACCGAACCGCCTGTACGTAGCGCCGGTATCAAGGTTGCCGATGTCGACGCGCTGGTCGCGAAACTCAAGGAAATGGGAGTAGCAGCATGA
- a CDS encoding energy transducer TonB, protein MLRKISTSLVLFAYATSAMADTPKGPLSLKPTSAWHVDYADDRCRLARQFGAGDDLVFAFFDRYGPEESFRLTLAGKPMRVSLDQGEASVQFGPAEGEQKFAFFKGNLAERTAIVFSSGERIGPVTFDERQRLDRAKPEDPRIVEPISAERKKAVRFLKIGRPLRNEVILETGSMNGPLKALDTCIDNLMTVWGIDVERHRTLTRSVRPANNPGQWIVAADYPLNMLSAGQPAIIEFRLSVGADGKATSCHIQSTTRPKEFDAAVCKSVMRRAQFVPALDRDGKALASFYRNRVRFQIP, encoded by the coding sequence ATGCTTCGAAAAATCTCCACCTCGCTCGTGCTTTTCGCTTACGCAACGTCAGCCATGGCCGATACGCCCAAGGGGCCGCTAAGCTTGAAACCGACATCCGCGTGGCATGTCGACTATGCCGATGACCGCTGCCGCCTGGCGCGGCAGTTCGGGGCAGGCGACGACCTGGTCTTTGCCTTTTTCGACCGCTATGGCCCGGAGGAATCCTTCCGCCTGACCCTCGCCGGAAAGCCGATGCGCGTTTCGTTGGATCAAGGTGAGGCTTCCGTACAATTCGGGCCCGCCGAAGGCGAACAGAAATTTGCCTTTTTCAAAGGCAATCTCGCCGAACGAACAGCGATCGTCTTTTCGAGCGGAGAGCGGATCGGGCCGGTGACGTTTGATGAGCGCCAAAGGCTGGACCGTGCAAAGCCTGAAGACCCCCGAATAGTCGAGCCGATCAGCGCGGAGCGGAAAAAGGCCGTTCGCTTTTTGAAAATCGGAAGACCGCTGCGCAACGAGGTCATTCTCGAAACAGGCTCCATGAACGGACCGCTGAAAGCGCTCGACACCTGCATCGATAATCTGATGACGGTCTGGGGGATTGATGTGGAACGGCACAGGACGTTGACCCGGTCGGTTCGTCCTGCCAACAATCCCGGCCAGTGGATCGTTGCCGCAGACTATCCGTTAAACATGCTTTCGGCGGGGCAACCTGCGATCATAGAATTCCGGCTGAGCGTTGGTGCAGACGGCAAGGCAACATCCTGCCACATCCAGTCCACGACCCGGCCCAAGGAGTTCGACGCAGCCGTCTGCAAATCAGTCATGCGCCGTGCGCAATTTGTGCCCGCCTTGGATCGCGATGGAAAAGCTCTCGCATCCTTTTACCGCAATCGCGTGCGCTTCCAGATTCCTTGA
- a CDS encoding electron transfer flavoprotein subunit alpha/FixB family protein produces the protein MSILVFVEHDNASLKDATLAAVTAAAKLGEVHALVAGSGCGAVAEEAAKIAGVTKVHVADDAAYANQLAENVAPLIAGMADHHDAFVFPATSNGKNIAPRVAALLDVMQISDILSVESADTFTRPIYAGNAIATVQSSDAKKVITVRGTAFAKADATGGSAAIEAVSGSGDAGISTFVSAEIAKQERPELTSAKIIVSGGRALKDSATFNEVILPLADKLGAGVGASRAAVDAGYVPNDYQVGQTGKIVAPEVYIAVGISGAIQHLAGMKDSKVIVAINKDEDAPIFQVADIGLVADLYTAVPELVSKL, from the coding sequence ATGAGCATCCTCGTTTTTGTAGAGCATGATAATGCGTCGTTGAAGGACGCAACGCTGGCTGCGGTAACCGCCGCGGCCAAGCTGGGCGAAGTCCATGCGCTGGTCGCAGGTTCCGGCTGCGGCGCCGTGGCTGAAGAAGCTGCAAAGATTGCAGGCGTCACCAAGGTCCATGTTGCCGACGACGCGGCTTATGCCAACCAGCTTGCCGAAAATGTCGCGCCGCTGATTGCGGGCATGGCTGATCATCATGACGCTTTTGTCTTTCCGGCAACGTCGAACGGCAAGAACATCGCCCCGCGCGTGGCGGCCCTGCTCGACGTGATGCAGATCAGCGATATCCTCTCGGTCGAAAGCGCCGATACCTTCACGCGCCCGATTTATGCCGGCAACGCGATTGCCACTGTGCAGTCATCGGATGCCAAGAAGGTCATCACCGTGCGCGGCACCGCCTTTGCTAAGGCAGACGCTACCGGTGGTTCGGCAGCAATCGAAGCCGTATCGGGCAGCGGTGATGCCGGTATCTCGACCTTTGTTTCGGCCGAGATCGCCAAGCAGGAACGCCCTGAACTGACATCGGCCAAGATCATCGTATCTGGCGGCCGTGCGCTCAAGGACTCGGCGACCTTCAACGAAGTCATCCTGCCGCTGGCCGACAAACTCGGCGCAGGCGTCGGCGCCAGCCGCGCAGCTGTTGATGCGGGCTATGTCCCCAACGACTATCAGGTCGGCCAAACCGGCAAGATTGTCGCACCAGAAGTCTATATCGCGGTCGGCATCTCCGGCGCGATCCAGCATCTGGCAGGCATGAAGGATTCCAAGGTGATCGTTGCGATCAACAAGGACGAAGATGCCCCCATCTTCCAGGTCGCCGACATCGGTCTTGTGGCCGACCTTTACACCGCGGTGCCGGAGTTGGTCAGCAAACTCTGA
- the ykgO gene encoding type B 50S ribosomal protein L36, whose translation MKIVNSLKSLKGRHRDNRVIRRRGRVYVINKTNRRFKARQG comes from the coding sequence ATGAAGATCGTCAATTCTTTGAAGTCACTCAAGGGCCGCCACCGCGATAACCGCGTGATTCGCCGTCGTGGCCGCGTCTATGTGATCAACAAGACCAACCGTCGCTTCAAGGCGCGTCAGGGCTGA
- a CDS encoding HAD family hydrolase yields MANMTQISTVVFDVGRVLFEWDLRHLFAKLIPDSEELDWFLAHVVTPEWHFQHDAGRPLADMTAELTTQYPHYGPLIEAYRTRFNETIPGPVPGSLDIVHDLAAQDVPLFAITNFGAEFWDMFRPTQPIFDLFGDIVVSGVEKLAKPDPAIYALALERFGLQPGEAIFVDDNHANVVSARANGFAAHHFTDAGTLRAELVGLGLLQ; encoded by the coding sequence ATGGCGAATATGACACAGATTTCAACGGTAGTTTTTGATGTTGGCCGGGTGCTGTTCGAATGGGATTTGCGGCATTTGTTCGCCAAGCTCATCCCCGATTCGGAGGAACTCGACTGGTTTCTGGCGCATGTCGTGACGCCCGAATGGCATTTCCAGCATGATGCCGGCCGTCCTTTGGCGGACATGACGGCGGAGCTGACTACGCAATATCCGCACTATGGCCCCTTGATTGAAGCGTACCGCACGCGGTTCAACGAAACGATTCCCGGACCCGTACCCGGTTCGTTGGACATCGTGCATGACTTGGCCGCGCAAGACGTGCCACTGTTCGCCATTACCAATTTCGGAGCCGAGTTCTGGGATATGTTCCGGCCCACACAGCCGATCTTCGACCTATTTGGCGACATCGTCGTTTCTGGGGTCGAAAAACTCGCGAAACCTGATCCGGCAATTTATGCGCTCGCACTGGAACGCTTTGGCCTACAGCCGGGTGAAGCAATCTTCGTCGACGACAATCATGCCAATGTCGTCAGCGCGCGAGCCAACGGCTTTGCCGCGCATCATTTCACCGATGCCGGCACACTCCGAGCCGAACTGGTGGGCTTGGGGCTATTGCAATGA
- a CDS encoding glycosyl transferase family protein, which produces MTPLFSWIQHLQHELLLFGAFWFLVGAVDDLCIDLLWFGHRMRSFLRRSGRQEDRAAPLDDHGSLMAIFVPAWAEEAVIGTMLLHCLTAWRDSPCRFRIYVGCYPNDRDTVLRILEVSRTALQIRPVLLPHKGPTTKADCLNHLWAALLADEIAEGFSTKAIILHDAEDAVHPGELDLFHRLIPHYAAVQLPVIPVRAPGSRWVSGHYCDEFAESHGKTMVVRQALGAHLPLAGVGCAIDRHMLERIAGQANGQPFDQSSLTEDYELGLTIGRLGGRTIMARTRGRDGQLIGTRSCFPATLSTSVRQKTRWLTGIAFAGWDRLRWNGGLAQKWMLLHDRRSIFAAAVMLAAYLGMAVAGFTALLGKAHYLEPEPISASLTSLLILNSLFLFWRLAIRAAFVASVYGPAEAMLSIPRSLVGNMIAILSARKAAFGYLRHCLGAPLSWDKTEHLVVPVPQHLQV; this is translated from the coding sequence ATGACGCCGCTTTTCAGCTGGATACAGCATTTGCAGCATGAATTGCTTCTGTTCGGTGCCTTCTGGTTTCTGGTCGGTGCAGTCGACGATCTGTGCATTGACCTGCTGTGGTTCGGGCACCGGATGCGGTCGTTCCTGCGCCGGTCCGGCAGGCAAGAGGACCGTGCCGCGCCGCTGGATGACCATGGATCGTTGATGGCCATCTTCGTTCCCGCATGGGCCGAGGAGGCGGTTATCGGGACGATGCTGCTGCATTGCCTCACCGCTTGGAGAGACAGCCCATGCCGCTTTCGCATTTATGTGGGATGCTACCCCAATGACCGGGATACGGTTCTCCGTATTCTGGAAGTTTCGCGAACCGCGCTTCAGATCCGTCCCGTGTTGCTGCCGCATAAAGGGCCGACGACGAAGGCCGACTGCCTCAATCATCTTTGGGCTGCGCTATTGGCCGATGAAATTGCGGAAGGTTTCAGCACAAAGGCCATCATCCTGCACGACGCGGAAGACGCCGTGCACCCGGGCGAGCTTGACCTGTTCCATCGTCTGATCCCGCACTATGCCGCCGTGCAACTGCCCGTGATCCCCGTTCGGGCGCCCGGATCGCGCTGGGTGAGCGGCCATTATTGCGACGAATTTGCTGAATCGCATGGCAAGACCATGGTCGTGCGGCAGGCCCTTGGCGCGCATCTCCCGCTTGCAGGGGTCGGCTGCGCCATTGATCGACATATGCTGGAGCGCATCGCGGGTCAGGCAAATGGCCAGCCATTTGACCAAAGCAGCCTGACCGAGGATTATGAGTTAGGGCTGACAATAGGCAGGCTGGGCGGCCGGACGATCATGGCCCGGACACGCGGACGCGATGGGCAGTTGATTGGAACGCGATCCTGCTTTCCGGCCACCTTGTCGACATCCGTCCGGCAGAAGACACGATGGCTTACCGGCATCGCCTTTGCAGGCTGGGACCGGCTGCGCTGGAACGGCGGTCTGGCCCAGAAATGGATGCTGCTGCACGACCGGCGCTCGATCTTCGCCGCAGCCGTGATGCTTGCCGCCTATCTGGGAATGGCGGTGGCGGGCTTCACAGCGTTACTGGGGAAGGCGCATTATCTCGAACCAGAGCCGATCTCGGCTTCGCTGACATCGCTGCTCATTCTGAATTCCCTTTTCCTTTTCTGGCGACTGGCCATCCGTGCCGCTTTTGTGGCTTCGGTCTATGGACCTGCCGAGGCCATGCTCTCTATTCCGCGCAGTCTGGTGGGCAATATGATCGCCATCTTGTCGGCTCGCAAAGCCGCTTTTGGCTATCTACGCCACTGCCTTGGCGCACCTCTTTCCTGGGACAAGACCGAGCATCTGGTCGTCCCCGTGCCGCAACATTTGCAGGTCTGA
- the nhaA gene encoding Na+/H+ antiporter NhaA produces the protein MTKRDQKSSGRSALREFLASEAAGGILLMVAAALAMLVANTAFAEDYFHLIHAVVGPELTPKLGPMTVHLWINDGLMAIFFLLVGLEIKREFVDGHLATWSDRRLPVISAAAGMIVPAAIYLGFAGSDPQLVRGWAIPAATDIAFAIGVLALLGSRAPASLKLFLTTVAIVDDMGAVAIIALFYTAELNLTALLAALVLWLAMLALNRFKVNALWPYLILAALLWYATLLSGVHATIAGVLAAFAIPFRRTLAAPDAEDSALHRLEHALAKPVAFAIVPIFGFANAGVSLDEVTLASLMAPLPLGIALGLFVGKQLGIFGSVWLAVKLGIAIRPKDANWTQVYGVALLCGIGFTMSLFIGGLAFTDPAQGDAVKIGVLMGSLLSAICGYALLRFAAPKFSKSGESE, from the coding sequence GTGACAAAGCGCGATCAAAAGAGCAGCGGGCGTTCCGCACTGCGGGAGTTTCTCGCCAGCGAAGCTGCCGGCGGGATATTGCTGATGGTGGCGGCGGCGTTGGCGATGCTTGTTGCCAATACCGCCTTCGCCGAAGATTATTTCCATCTCATCCATGCCGTTGTCGGCCCGGAGCTGACGCCCAAGCTGGGCCCGATGACGGTCCATCTGTGGATCAATGACGGACTGATGGCGATTTTCTTCCTGCTCGTCGGCTTGGAAATCAAACGTGAATTTGTCGACGGGCATCTGGCAACCTGGTCGGATCGACGACTTCCCGTTATCTCTGCCGCAGCCGGCATGATTGTCCCAGCGGCAATCTATCTCGGCTTTGCGGGAAGCGACCCGCAGCTCGTGCGCGGTTGGGCGATACCGGCCGCGACAGATATCGCTTTTGCCATTGGCGTGCTTGCCCTTTTGGGCAGCCGGGCACCTGCTTCGCTCAAACTGTTTCTGACGACCGTGGCGATTGTCGACGACATGGGTGCGGTGGCGATCATTGCGCTTTTCTATACCGCCGAGTTGAACCTGACGGCGCTTCTGGCCGCCCTCGTTCTGTGGCTGGCCATGCTGGCGCTCAACCGGTTCAAGGTGAATGCGCTTTGGCCCTATCTGATACTAGCGGCATTGCTGTGGTACGCGACCCTGCTGTCCGGTGTGCATGCCACCATTGCGGGCGTTCTTGCCGCCTTCGCCATACCGTTCCGGCGTACATTGGCTGCACCCGATGCAGAGGATTCGGCTTTGCACCGGTTGGAACATGCACTGGCAAAACCGGTGGCTTTTGCGATTGTGCCCATATTCGGCTTCGCCAATGCCGGCGTTTCGCTGGATGAGGTGACACTTGCTTCGCTTATGGCACCCTTGCCTTTGGGTATCGCCCTCGGCCTATTCGTCGGCAAGCAATTGGGCATATTTGGCAGCGTGTGGTTGGCGGTAAAGCTGGGGATTGCCATAAGACCCAAGGACGCTAACTGGACGCAAGTCTATGGTGTCGCCCTGCTGTGCGGCATCGGTTTCACGATGAGCCTCTTTATCGGCGGCCTCGCCTTTACTGATCCCGCCCAAGGAGATGCGGTTAAAATCGGGGTGTTGATGGGCTCGCTTTTGTCGGCCATCTGCGGCTACGCCCTGTTACGCTTCGCGGCCCCCAAATTCAGCAAATCCGGAGAATCCGAATGA
- a CDS encoding response regulator transcription factor, which produces MTHPSRADLSDGQKQCLRLVGQHLTSKEIARKLGISHFTVDQRLDSARRKLNAHSRKDAVRIFMAMEQESLSEPLVYEPSDIAAEREVHMQNPPPEGRTGIFAFAASRISVPPIGGKRHHLPKREILVQSLNIAFFSTLLIALVVIILTGTLRLFR; this is translated from the coding sequence GTGACACACCCTTCACGCGCTGATTTGTCAGATGGGCAGAAACAATGCCTCCGGCTTGTAGGTCAACATCTGACGTCCAAGGAAATCGCCCGTAAACTCGGCATCTCCCATTTCACCGTTGACCAAAGGCTGGATTCAGCCCGGCGCAAGCTGAATGCGCACAGCCGGAAGGATGCCGTCCGCATTTTCATGGCCATGGAACAGGAAAGTCTATCCGAGCCGCTCGTATACGAACCGTCGGATATTGCTGCGGAGCGTGAAGTCCATATGCAGAACCCACCGCCCGAGGGGAGGACAGGGATATTTGCCTTTGCGGCATCACGGATATCCGTGCCGCCGATTGGGGGGAAACGGCATCATCTGCCGAAAAGGGAAATATTGGTTCAATCGCTCAACATCGCATTTTTCAGCACGCTCCTGATTGCTTTGGTCGTCATCATCCTCACCGGAACACTTCGCTTGTTTCGATAG
- a CDS encoding transglutaminase-like domain-containing protein: MTTLAIIATLNYHLPQAADVLLAVEAIPMADQRLLADLLKVKGDCSPLTTIEGMDGLGRRTWLHAEGRIDIVYTATVAIDRAPMAIAGLDTVPHAELPPAYIQYLMPSRYCPSDRHENFVTTRFDGKSKGDRILQMADWIYTNIEYAPGFSGTGSTATDTFISHRGVCRDFAHLLIAFARAADVPARMVSCYGLGIDPPDFHAVVEVYLEGRWHLIDPTRLAPEEHLVRIAVGRDATDISFMTIFGTANLISQSVKVEESGAGSGDTSS; the protein is encoded by the coding sequence ATGACCACTCTCGCGATCATCGCCACGCTTAACTACCATCTCCCACAGGCCGCCGATGTGTTGCTTGCCGTGGAGGCGATTCCGATGGCGGACCAGCGTTTGCTGGCCGACCTCCTGAAGGTCAAAGGCGATTGTTCGCCGTTGACAACGATAGAAGGGATGGACGGTCTTGGCCGCAGGACATGGCTGCATGCGGAAGGGCGGATCGACATTGTCTATACCGCAACAGTCGCCATCGATCGCGCGCCGATGGCCATTGCCGGACTGGATACGGTTCCGCATGCCGAACTGCCGCCTGCCTATATCCAATATCTGATGCCCAGCCGCTATTGCCCGTCCGACCGGCACGAAAATTTCGTCACCACGCGATTCGACGGCAAAAGCAAAGGCGACCGGATCCTGCAGATGGCGGACTGGATTTATACGAATATCGAATATGCGCCGGGCTTTTCGGGCACGGGGTCGACCGCGACCGATACCTTCATTTCGCATCGCGGTGTCTGCCGCGATTTTGCCCATCTGCTCATTGCCTTTGCCCGCGCGGCAGATGTGCCTGCGCGTATGGTATCCTGCTATGGTCTGGGCATAGATCCGCCCGATTTTCACGCCGTCGTCGAAGTCTATCTGGAGGGGCGCTGGCATCTGATTGATCCGACTCGCCTTGCGCCGGAAGAGCATCTGGTTCGCATTGCTGTCGGACGTGATGCCACCGATATCAGCTTCATGACCATCTTCGGAACCGCCAACCTGATTTCGCAAAGCGTGAAGGTTGAGGAAAGCGGTGCGGGATCCGGCGATACCTCTTCTTGA
- a CDS encoding DUF4136 domain-containing protein, translating to MNTRNRLLPLLSLALLSACVVPTGPVEVTRFNRASEGVVYGTGSVSVVLAGETDQGQSLAASPYLAAVARELQRVGYSEKNADSDIVAEIRYGVVTLERERRSPVSVGVGGSTGSFGSGLGVGVGINLGGGASAQVETTLAVRLLRRSDKLVIWEGKASQIAKVGSPAAQPGIAAAKLAEAMFKGFPGVSGETIRVP from the coding sequence ATGAATACACGAAATCGCCTTTTACCCCTGCTGTCGCTGGCGCTGCTGTCTGCCTGCGTTGTACCGACCGGCCCCGTCGAGGTTACCCGATTCAACCGTGCATCCGAAGGTGTCGTTTATGGCACTGGATCCGTTTCAGTGGTTTTGGCGGGTGAAACCGATCAGGGCCAAAGCCTCGCGGCGTCCCCCTATCTGGCGGCGGTCGCGCGGGAATTGCAGCGTGTCGGCTACTCCGAAAAAAATGCCGATTCCGATATCGTGGCTGAAATCCGCTACGGGGTCGTCACGCTCGAACGCGAACGCCGCTCGCCTGTTTCCGTAGGTGTGGGCGGTTCGACGGGCAGCTTTGGTTCGGGATTAGGCGTCGGCGTCGGCATCAATCTGGGCGGGGGCGCCTCCGCACAGGTCGAAACGACACTTGCGGTGCGCCTCCTGCGGCGCAGCGACAAACTCGTCATCTGGGAAGGCAAAGCAAGCCAGATTGCGAAAGTCGGTTCGCCTGCAGCCCAGCCGGGCATCGCGGCTGCAAAATTGGCGGAAGCGATGTTTAAGGGCTTCCCCGGTGTGTCCGGTGAGACTATCCGCGTTCCATAA
- the sucC gene encoding ADP-forming succinate--CoA ligase subunit beta, whose translation MNIHEYQAKELLAKFGVAVPKGIAAMSVEEAVAAAKQLPGPLYVVKSQIHAGGRGKGKFKELGPDAKGGVRLAFNLDEVEAHAKDMLGNTLVTVQTGEAGKQVNRLYITDGADIKQEFYLALLVDRATSRIAVVASTEGGMNIEDVAHDTPEKIHTITIDPASGLMPHHGRSVAKALGLTGDLAKQAQTVLAGLYAAFIGTDAEQIEINPLAVCEGANGDELLVLDAKVGFDGNAMFRHKDLAELRDLTEEDPAEVEASEYDLAYIKLDGNIGCMVNGAGLAMATMDIIKLNGEFPANFLDVGGGASKEKVTAAFKIILKDPAVKGILVNIFGGIMKCDIIADGIVAAAKEVNLSVPLVVRLEGTNVQQGKDILANSGLPIVSANDLGDAAEKIVAQVRKAA comes from the coding sequence ATGAATATCCATGAATATCAGGCCAAGGAACTGTTGGCGAAATTCGGTGTCGCGGTGCCCAAGGGCATTGCCGCCATGTCGGTCGAAGAAGCCGTCGCCGCCGCTAAGCAACTTCCGGGTCCTCTCTATGTCGTTAAATCGCAGATTCATGCGGGCGGACGCGGCAAGGGCAAGTTCAAGGAACTGGGTCCGGATGCCAAGGGCGGTGTCCGTCTGGCGTTCAATCTGGATGAGGTTGAAGCCCATGCCAAGGACATGCTCGGCAATACGCTGGTGACCGTGCAAACCGGCGAAGCGGGCAAACAGGTCAACCGTTTGTACATCACCGATGGCGCCGACATTAAGCAGGAATTCTATCTGGCGCTGCTCGTTGACCGTGCCACCAGCCGCATCGCGGTGGTCGCATCGACCGAAGGCGGGATGAACATCGAAGATGTCGCACATGACACACCTGAAAAGATCCACACCATCACCATCGACCCCGCCTCTGGTCTGATGCCCCATCATGGCCGCAGCGTCGCCAAGGCGCTTGGCCTGACCGGCGATCTGGCCAAGCAGGCGCAGACCGTTCTTGCTGGTCTCTATGCTGCGTTCATCGGCACCGATGCCGAGCAGATCGAGATCAATCCCTTGGCAGTGTGCGAAGGTGCCAATGGCGACGAACTTCTGGTTCTGGACGCCAAGGTCGGCTTTGATGGCAACGCCATGTTCCGCCACAAGGATCTGGCCGAACTGCGCGACTTGACCGAAGAAGACCCCGCCGAGGTTGAAGCTTCCGAATATGACCTCGCCTATATCAAGCTCGACGGAAACATCGGCTGCATGGTCAATGGTGCCGGTCTTGCGATGGCAACAATGGACATCATCAAGCTGAACGGCGAATTCCCCGCCAACTTCCTCGACGTTGGCGGCGGCGCTTCCAAGGAAAAGGTAACGGCAGCGTTCAAGATCATTCTGAAGGATCCTGCTGTAAAGGGCATTCTCGTCAATATCTTCGGCGGTATCATGAAATGCGACATCATTGCGGACGGTATCGTCGCCGCCGCGAAGGAAGTGAACCTCTCGGTTCCGCTCGTCGTCCGCCTCGAAGGCACCAATGTGCAGCAGGGCAAAGACATACTTGCCAATAGCGGCCTTCCCATCGTTTCGGCCAATGATCTGGGCGACGCAGCGGAGAAGATCGTGGCGCAGGTGCGCAAGGCGGCTTGA
- a CDS encoding energy transducer TonB, whose amino-acid sequence MSKAMRQWAIWSMFMIARTIVQMLLASWITGAVAFSVAQAQTQAVALEALRPTSQWKVEYAERECRLTRNFGTDQDLILFRLARGTSFTNYDIMLAGVSIPKQSTGVDIEITISPQNSTQSFKGENRDIPNRKERILRWYDGDLIPILAGPKNQELFVTSDENYRVKLKIDDFPAALKAMETCHDDLLKGWGIDGPQMRSLVSLAEPRMNPEEWANILDYPDDMLRDGISGIVSFKLDIDAAGLPTKCLVIISSKTPKLDQHTCRLMMKRAKFKPAIAADGTATASHYINRVRWSLPD is encoded by the coding sequence ATGTCGAAGGCAATGCGGCAATGGGCTATTTGGAGCATGTTTATGATCGCTAGAACAATAGTTCAGATGCTTCTTGCGTCTTGGATTACGGGTGCCGTCGCCTTTTCAGTCGCACAGGCCCAGACCCAGGCTGTTGCCTTGGAAGCATTGCGCCCGACTTCGCAATGGAAGGTTGAATATGCGGAGCGCGAGTGTCGGCTGACCCGAAATTTTGGCACCGACCAGGACTTGATCCTGTTCCGGCTGGCGAGGGGTACATCATTCACGAATTACGATATTATGCTCGCAGGCGTTTCCATCCCGAAGCAGTCGACGGGCGTTGATATCGAGATCACCATCTCTCCCCAAAACTCTACGCAAAGTTTTAAGGGCGAAAATAGAGATATCCCAAACCGCAAAGAACGGATTCTGCGCTGGTATGATGGAGATCTGATACCCATTTTGGCCGGTCCCAAGAACCAGGAACTGTTTGTGACGTCGGATGAAAATTACCGCGTCAAACTCAAGATAGACGATTTTCCGGCGGCGCTCAAAGCGATGGAAACTTGCCATGACGATTTGTTGAAAGGTTGGGGGATTGATGGCCCGCAGATGCGATCTCTTGTGTCTTTAGCCGAACCGAGAATGAACCCTGAAGAATGGGCTAACATACTCGATTATCCCGATGACATGCTACGTGACGGGATTTCGGGTATTGTCTCCTTCAAGCTCGATATCGATGCAGCAGGATTGCCAACCAAATGCCTTGTGATCATTTCAAGCAAGACGCCGAAATTAGATCAACACACTTGCCGCCTCATGATGAAGCGCGCGAAATTTAAACCCGCAATTGCAGCTGATGGAACCGCAACGGCGTCGCACTATATCAACCGGGTTCGTTGGAGCCTGCCCGACTGA